In the genome of Numida meleagris isolate 19003 breed g44 Domestic line unplaced genomic scaffold, NumMel1.0 unplaced_Scaffold524, whole genome shotgun sequence, one region contains:
- the LOC110391815 gene encoding uncharacterized protein LOC110391815, with the protein MALCHCHCTRYGDIAVSLSLHRAWGQHCATVTIAGAGVALCHQRCVGYGDIMVPGVGTSRWHCHHAGSRAMTVSPSLRWVWGQRWVTVTMWGTGMALCHCHCTGYGDITVALSPCWVQGHDCVTVTVLGMGTVLCHRHHTGCRGGTVSLCRVWGHRSVTVTIAGAGMSLCHQRCVGYGDIAVSLSPYGVQGCHCATVTIPDTGTLLCHQRCVGYGDISVLGVGTSQWHCHHAGSRAMTVSPSLRWVWGQRWATVTIWGTRMALCHCHHTGYGDIAVSPALCWVWGHHGARCGDLTVALSPCWVQGHDCVTVAALGTGTSLCRCHHVGYRDGTVPLSPYRVRGHCCVTSAVLGMGTSLCQVWGPHGATVTIAGAGTSLCHCHCTGHGDSTVTLSP; encoded by the exons ATGGCACTGTGTCATTGTCACTGTACCAGGTATGGGGACATCGCTGTGTCATTGTCACTGCACCGGGCATGGGGACAGCACTGTGCCACTGTCACCATAGCGG GTGCAGGGGTGGCACTGTGTCACCAGCGCTGTGTTGGGTATGGGGACATCATGGTGCCAGGTGTGGGGACATCACGGTGGCACTGTCACCACGCTGGGTCCAGGGCCATGACTGTGTCACCGTCACTGCGTTGGGTATGGGGACAGCGCTGGGTCACTGTCACCATGTGGGGTACAGGGATGGCACTGTGTCATTGTCACTGTACCGGGTATGGGGACATCACGGTGGCACTGTCACCATGCTGGGTTCAGGGCCATGACTGTGTCACCGTCACTGTGTTGGGCATGGGGACAGTGCTGTGTCACCGTCACCATACCGGGTGCAGGGGTGGCACTGTGTCACTGTGCCGGGTGTGGGGACATCGCAGTGTCACCGTCACCATAGCGGGTGCAGGGatgtcactgtgtcaccagCGCTGTGTTGGGTATGGGGACATCgctgtgtcactgtcaccataTGGGGTACAGGGATGTCATTGTGCCACTGTCACCATACCAGATACGGGGACATTGCTGTGTCACCAGCGCTGTGTTGGGTATGGGGACATCTCTGTGCTGGGTGTGGGGACATCACAGTGGCACTGTCACCATGCTGGGTCCAGGGCCATGACTGTGTCACCGTCACTGCGTTGGGTATGGGGACAGCGCTGGGCCACTGTCACCATATGGGGTACAAGGATGGCACTGTGCCACTGTCACCATACCGGGTACGGGGACATCGCTGTGTCACCAGCGCTGTGTTGGGTATGGGGACATCATGGTGCCAGGTGTGGGGACCTCACAGTGGCACTGTCACCATGCTGGGTCCAGGGCCATGACTGTGTCACCGTCGCTGCACTGGGCACGGGGACATCGCTGTGTCGCTGTCACCATGTGGGGTACAGGGATGGCACTGTGCCACTGTCACCATACCGGGTACGGGGGCATTGCTGTGTCACCAGCGCTGTGTTGGGTATGGGGACATCCCTGTGCCAGGTGTGGGGACCTCACGGTGCCACCGTCACCATAGCGGGTGCAGGGACAtcactgtgtcactgtcactgcaCTGGGCATGGGGACAGCACTGTGACACTGTCACCATAG